GTACATGGCCGAGTGTAGGTGATGTCGGTGATTGCGATCCTACTGGCCGTCCTCATCGCTTTCATACCCGTTGAAAGTGAAGGGGTTACTCTTGGGTTTAACCTGGACCTTAAGTTTCGTGGAATAGAGCTTGTCAGATCCAACACTAGGCTTGCCACTGCTAGTGGCAATGCCACTGGCAGTATTAGTGCTATTGTCCTTGGTATTACTATCAGCGATATTGCCACTATTAGAAGTATTGCTACTATTAGTGGTATTAGAGGTCTTTGTGCTAGTGTCAGTATAGGCGGCGTTACCAGTAAAACTAGGACCAGGGGCACTGTTTGATGAATTGTCGAGGCTGACCGATGATTCCTCATCGAGGGGACAATCAGGAGTttcatcatcatcttctACAGATTCCAGGTCCCCGTCGTTACTGCTTAAATCGTCAGATAGCATTGCTGGCTCACAGTACTTGCTGTACAACTCAGACTGCTCCCGCTTAAAcaggtccagctcctcctggTTCCCCTCCTCAAACTCAAGTGACCGTTTCTGAAGCCGCTGCAGAGACAGCTCAGCCAAGTTCTCGCGCTCCCGCATCCTGCCAGCACGCCGCTTGAGGGCAGTGAGTCTCTCCAGCTGCTCATACTCAGCAAAGGCGTGGTCGGCCTTCTCAGCCATCTTCTCAGTTGTGCCAAGAGTCTCATTCTTCTCTTCCTGAACCAACGATTAAACTTTACGCAACAAATCAGTGACTACACACTATCTACATTGTTGTACAATAAATAGCAGAGCCGCTATAAATAGGTTAAACCATCAAGTCTAGTATGTATAGCTCCTGGTTGCACTCACCTGTTCCTTGCTCAGTTGTTCCGAGGCCAAATGTTCATCCCTGTGGGCATCGTAGGTCCTGGTGCCCCCGGACTCCAGAGTGTAATCGCCGTTTTTCGGGTCAGTCTTAAACACAATCTCGTGCTTACAGTTGGGACACTTGCCGAAAAAACGCCACTTCACAATCCCCAAATAAGTGTCATTGTCGAGTCTCTGAACGCGGGAGTTAAACTTGGTGCCGACGTAGGTGAAGTCTCTACAGGCCTCGCACCTGAAGGTGAACGGGAACATCATACGGATGTTCATGAGCTTAGAGTCGCCATACTTTAGCTTAATGGCCAGAGGACTCTCCTTTTTGCCAAAGCCGTCGGCCTTTAGGAGCTTTTTGTGCCTCCTGAGAGCGTCGGGGTCGAAATCCGGGggtatgtatttatttaaaacctTCCTTTCAgacataattaaaataagttaaaatgaaaGCAGGAATTGAAcgaaaagataaaatatgcGATTAAAAACTGAGATAAATGGTAAAAACTAAATGAGggcaataaaataacaaagtaAACTTATAACtttattacaaaatagtgtaataaattaaaaaatataatacatagGTAAAATTgacacaaatataaaaaataatggtGAAATTTGACCCCGATAACATCAGCAACAACACACATAGTGACTGTATGGAACAAAcatgaaaaatatattaagtaTCATATTTTAGTTGTTGAGATGTTGTCTAGTAGCTTGTTAGGTTTTGTATGATGTCGTAGAGTATCTGGTCAGTTATGGTTCCGTCTCCAGTGTAGGTGGGATGTGTCTGAATGAATCTTCTGAGTTTGGTGGCGTTGGTGGGCGTGTTTCCGAGGGTCAGTTGTTCAAAGTGTTTGAAGTACTTGACGAGTTGGTCGCGGAACTCCCGAGAAACGTCGCCACTGACAAACTCATTCTCCAGGTTCTCAACCACAATCCTGAACAATCCGACCTGTCCAAAGAGAATGTCATGTAAACTGAACTTCTTTATGCTGAGTTTGTTGCTGGTGATGTCCTCCCTGAAATAGAAGAGGTCCCTGTGACAAGACTCAATCTTAGAAGATATCTCAGTGTTAATGTCGACCAGTGAAATGGGCATGTACAGATTCAACCGTTTAAGCAACAAAACCTTCACGAGATAAGCTACGacacaaataaacatagaGTTCTCCTCGTCAGTCAACTGAATATCCATAGGCCTAAACTCAACACGCCATGGAAGCGTCCGGCACGGCTTGATGCCTATGGTCTCACTTGGACCGGCAGTCCTCGACGCGTTACTTCGACTTGCGTCAGCCGTGGACAATTTTGTGTCTtcgttattgttgttgcGATTGGTTTTATGTGTGGTAGGAGCTCGATGCGAGGGTGGGCTATATTTATTCGAGTCGCCACCGTCAACGGGTGGAGGCGGGATAGGATGGTTTAACCTAACTGAGTTCCAATTCGTGTAGtggaaaattatataatgcGCGTCTGAATCCTGGCAGTTCACCGCGTTAAAGTCCTCCTTGGGCACTGTCAAGGGTTCATACACAAAGTTGTGGGATACATATCTCGCCAGAATAGGGTCCACTCCCATTTTAGTCATGTGCACGAAGCTGTCAAAGTCGCAGTCGACCTTGATGTCGTTGAGATACTTGTAGTTATCGACGCAGAACTTCGAGTTAGAGATAAACAGTGAACTTGTGCAGCATCTTCCCTTGGAAAAGTGATTCATGCCCGGCTTTGATTGATCAGTGCTGGTGTCGGCGGCTGTTGCTTCAGACTCAGCTTCCGCAGATTCATAGAATTTCCAAAATCGCCTCCTGTATACCATGTTCGGCACTTCGTTCCATAATGACGTCATCATGGCCCATCTGTTATCATAGTTTGATAGAATTCCGTTGTATCCGACTGTAGCGGAAGATAAGGATATAAATATTGGCGCTAGAACCAAAAGTTGGTCGTGGAGGTACCTGGCCTCCTCCAAGTTGCAACATGAAAAGGTGACTTGCAGGCTGCATAGAGCGCCTACACTTTCCACTCCAATCGTGTTTTCCTTGGCttcattgttattttttacactcaTCACGTTAATTGCTTTGATAATACTACTTTCGTTGCTAACGTTCAGGTCGTAAACAGAGTTATCGGTTTTGGGATCGTAGAGGTATACTCGTCCCATTATATACTTTAACAACTCAGTATCGGCATCTTCGTCGACTTCCGTTAAAGTAGCAGGCTTACCTGACTCCGTATAGGTATCTAAAAGATGTTGGCACAGTCTATGATTGTGTGTAGCCAGCAACGGGAACAATCGATAGTTGTTATACGTGTCGATTATTCTTGAACTCACTGGAACGCCTCTATAATCATCAACCAAAGTTTCATTCACTGAAGTATCTATATCTTTTTCCAAGGACTCTTCGAACCCTTCGTCGTACCTCGAAATATACGTTGTTATTCTCCTGTGCTTTAACCTGTACAGTATCAACATGTCGTACATTCTATTTGTCGGCGTTATGCAGATGTCGAAGTACGGGACGTAGTGAGGTTCCAGattatcaataaaaacCTTCTGGAACTCTGAATCTCcgtaatatatgtaatcGTCGCATCCAAATCTGCTAAAGTTAGTTAGGGTAGTGACTTTAGAGTGATTGTGACCTAACATAAGTAAAATCATTTCAAGACGTTTACGACGATTATGAACTGATTTACGCACATTATTAGCGTAGCTAGAAAAAAGAGAATAGGGGTAGTCTGGAATGGATTCCACCATATAAGAGGAAGATTCAGGCTGAAAATTCGATTTGTCAAACATAATATCATCtaaataattgtttatGTCAATAACAGCCTTAGTCTTAACGgggttgttgttgttatgGCTGGTGTTTGAGACACCCTTGCCCGAACTTTGGTCCGAGCTGGAGCCATGTGACTTAAACTTTAGAtgatgtttattttcaataaattttgaTATATGAGGGTATATTGGAAGGAGTCGAGCTTTAGAGTTCGAATGGTCGAGGTTAACAACGAGGTATTCAATTTCGTCaccaaacaaataaactGGGTCACATCTGTTCAGATTCTGGTAGTAAATGTTGACAAACTCGAGAGTAGCGAGTTGTCGTAACATACCAGAAATCTTACAAATAGTATCATAGTCAATAGTAGGACCTGTTCGATGGTGAGCCATCCTTTAGTGTGAGAGTAACTATGCTATATTTCACACATAATCCATAGAATCTCaacaaaaaatgaatattataaaaaaatatatataatacatatgaaataaaagttaaaaatataaacaaaaactgGTTTAAAGCAATATAATCAGgcaaattaaaaaacacaagagtcaaacaaataaaataaagaaaagaaGCACACTAAATAACAAAcatgaaaaatatattaagtaTCATATTTTAGTTGTTGAGATGTTGTCTAGTAGCTTGTTAGGTTTTGTATGATGTCGTAGAGTATCTGGTCAGTTATGGTTCCGTCTCCAGTGTAGGTGGGATGTGTCTGAATGAATCTTCTGAGTTTGGTGGCGTTGGTGGGCGTGTTTCCGAGGGTCAGTTGTTCAAAGTGTTTGAAGTACTTGACGAGTTGGTCGCGGAACTCCCGAGAAACGTCGCCACTGACAAACTCATTCTCCAGGTTCTCAACCACAATCCTGAACAATCCGACCTGTCCAAAGAGAATGTCATGTAAACTGAACTTCTTTATGCTGAGTTTGTTGCTGGTGATGTCCTCCCTGAAATAGAAGAGGTCCCTGTGACAAGACTCAATCTTAGAAGATATCTCAGTGTTAATGTCGACCAGTGAAATGGGCATGTACAGATTCAACCGTTTAAGCAACAAAACCTTCACGAGATAAGCTACGacacaaataaacatagaGTTCTCCTCGTCAGTCAACTGAATATCCATAGGCCTAAACTCAACACGCCATGGAATCTTCTCGGGCTTGGAATCACTTGAGTGAGCACGTGATTCCAAAATTTTGGGATGATTCAGGCGAACAGAAGCCCAGTTTGTCGCGTGGAAAATCTGATAGTGCATATCAGTCTCATCGCAATTTACACGCCCAAAGTCCTCTTCATACACAACAAGTGGCTGATAAACCATCTTATGAGAAATGTGTCTAGCTAAAATGGGATCTATGCCAAATTTAATCAAGTGTATGAAACAGTCTAAATCCGAAGCTACCGGTATGTCGTTGAGGTATTTGTAGTTGTCTAAACAAAATTGACTTGTTGATAGATACAGGGAAGAGGTGCTGTATCTGCTTTTCCTTATAATTTCACGGTCCTCATTTAAGTCGTCCATTGCCTGAACCAAAACTGACCACCGATGGTCAGAATCAGCCAATAAGCCCCGGTATCCCACTGTTGCAGAGGATAATGATAGTAATATTGGTGTTAAAACTACACATTGGTCGTAGAGATACCTAGCTTCATCCAAATTGTAACATGAAAAAGTAAGTTGGAGGCAGCACATTCCCATTCCGAACCCAGTACTGTCCATAAAAATCAAGTTTTCATCATAGTTGCTTAACGTTTCAAAATCATCCTTAAGTTTATTGTGGCGACTTTTAACATCAAACGAAGTATTAGTGTCACTGTTATCGTCGTTAATAGTTGTCGTTTCACTATTTACAGCGTTAATAGTGGTAGAATCACTAGTTACGGCAGTGTTACCGTAGTTAGTAGTGGCATTAATGGAGTTGGTGATATCTAGAGATGTGTCACTGGAGTCATTGATGGTTAGACTATGAGGAGTGTGTAGTCCAGAAGTTAAAATGTCAGGGTAATGATTAGAATTACTTTTACTATACAGGGGAGTTGTGGAAAAATCAGTAACTTCATCAGAGGAATTGTCCATGCAAGTACTGTTGCTGGCACCATCTCCGCTAAAGCTACCTACAAGGTTTATAAAGGCTTTTGTTAAATCACTATTCAGTCCCTTACTGTCAGCATTTGTCATCGGATCGTTTGAATACACACTCTGAACAACATGATTGAACAGCTCTTCATTTACATTGTTGGGGTTAGCGGATACATTAGAATATGTTAACAATTTTTTGCCCAAGTTCTGCTGTTTTTCGGACAAAAGTGAAAACATACTAAGGTTGTTCACCTTTTCTATAAACTTATCCATCTTGTTAGAGGCGTCAAAACTCGAGGCTGATCCAATAAACGCAGtattttcttcatcatGATCCTTAAAGTCTTCGTACTTAGTCAACACGTCGTTACTCTTAACCTTAACAAATTTCTTTACGTATATCCTGGTTCCTCTCCTTCGTATTCCAATATTCTCAGTAATCTTCAGAAACCTACTGAAGGGACTGACACAAATGTCAGGGAATAGGTTACTCAATAAACCCTTCATATTACCAGTTAAGATTTTCCTAAACTCCTCATCTCCTACGTATACGCAATCCTCACAACCAAGCCTTAAAAAGTTAGTTAGGGTAGTGACTTTAGAGTGATTGTAGCCTAacataagtaaaataagttCAAGACGTTTACGACGATTATGAACTGATTTACGCACATTATTAACATAGCTAGAAAAAAGAGAATATGGTTCGTCAGGGATACACTCAACCATGTATGAAGCATATTCCGGTGTGACAACGGTTTTCTCCAACCCTATGTCttcaatattaaaactaagCTCGTTGCGATTACAACCAGTGTGCTTAAGAGTGGATTCTTcatttgaatttaaaaaatggaatacCGATTTAAGATTATTCGGATTCAAAtgatgtttattttcaataaattttgaTATATGAGGGTATATTGGAAGGAGTCGAGCTTTAGAGTTCGAATGGTCGAGGTTAACAACGAGGTATTCAATTTCGTCaccaaacaaataaactGGGTCACATCTGTTCAGATTCTGGTAGTAAATGTTGACAAACTCGAGAGTAGCGAGTTGTCGTAACATACCAGAAATCTTACAAATAGTATCATAGTCAAAAGTGGAACCAGTCCTAAGATAAACCATGTTATTTTAGGAAATGTGACATTTttaatgaattaaatatggGATTGAACCAAATTAGAAAAAACATGTGGAATCCTTAAAAATTCTGGGAttcaattaaaaattttgtattttaaaattaaaaatatttaattaaaatctaaagtaaagaaaaaaaatcCCTGAAGTGTTTGTACAGGAATGTAACACATTGGCCtaacataaacaaaaattaaaataactagACCAAATTCTgagaaataaatagtaatatacagttaaaaatatattaaaatgtatttaaataatataaaatttgactagataaattaaaatttgcaAGAATCACCATACAGTACCCCAATTGAAATTATGTAAACGTAGAATTAATAtcttttgtaaaatagtatatgtatataatgtTATggtaaaaattagttttgGACTATCCAAAAGTACCcaaaatgaaaaggaaacCACAAAAGTTAGTAATAAATTGTCAAATGTGTTCTCTAAAGCAGATGTAGTTGCGGAAAAGCCAGTAAAAAAGCAATTTATTACTGAATTATCGACCAATGATATTAATCTGAATGATGAAGACGATGATGAACTCAGAAAATATGTAATACCTTGTAAAAACAGCCTTAAGGATTTGAAAACGGAAGTAAAGGAAGAAGTAAAACAGAAAGTGagtgaattaaaatatggaCTAAACGTATTATTTGAGGAAGATAGTgaattgaaattaaaatcaaaggtagaagaagaagctggttCCTATAACACACATGATATAGATAAGCCAGTTGCAACATCGGAGAATAAAGATGAGGAAATCgcaaaattaataatagaGGAAACAAATCGCAAAAGACTACACGAAGAGTTGTTCGGTACAAATGATTTGGTAGtaaaatcgcaaaaaaTAACCCCAATATTGCTGAGGTCCAGGTTGAACACAGCCAGTAACACTGAAACGCCCGGTAGCACCAGTAACCAAGAAGATGATAGCCAAGAGAAGGAAGGTGGAAGTGGCAGTGGTGCTTATGGTGGTgatggaggaggaggaagtgcTAGGGGTAAGGATGAAGGGCGCACGAATTCAGAAGAAAAAGATAGAGCCGAGGAAGAAGTTAACATAAAGAAGCTGCTAGAAGTGAAGATGGACCAGTACGAGAATGTGCCCGTGGAAAAATTTGGATTGGCAATGCTATTGGGGATGGGCTTTGACccaaaaaaaaataaaaatgaaccTAAAGTGTATAAAAGAAGAGTCTTCGATAAGGCAGGACTGGGAGCAGACACAGTGATGAAAAGTAACATGGAAAGTATAATGGATACGAAACTAATGGCAAAACTGAAAAGAAATcacatatataacataGGGGAAGGAACAGCAACGACAGTAAACTGGACGTTACCAGGAATATGGGTGAAAGTGACAGACAAGAACCACGAAGATTATAAGAAGAAGGGACTGGTCAAATcagtaaaaaataacatggTAAAAGTGATAatagaaggaaaagaaaagGATATCAATTTTAAGTACCTGGAAACAGTAGTATCGAAAGAAGGAAAGTTGCACAAAGTAGTGAGAAGAATACCCATGAGAAGTAAGAAGGAATACATAGAAATAGGAACATtggtaaaattaatagaaaaaaaagaagatgccgcaaaaataatatatgaaaaggaagaattGACAGTATCACTAGATTCAATATCACAAGTGTCAGATTAGGCCCAATGTGTAGTCGATCATGATTaatatagtaaaataaaaatacaaaaatagataaatagtagATATGTTAATGAGTAGAAGTAAAATggtaagtaaatatataccaaaaatagtaaaaagaAGTATATCCacaaaagtaaaagtgGAATACAGAAGTATCGCAGAGTCAGTAAACGAAGaagtaaacaaaatagtgTCACTTTGGGGAATGAGAAACATAAAGATAAAGTCGTCGAAATACATAAAAGATGATTTGATGCTTAAGTTAGCCTCAAAGCAACTAGGTCAACCGGAGGTGGACCACCTGCTGAGTTTAAGCCcagaa
The sequence above is a segment of the Theileria orientalis strain Shintoku DNA, chromosome 3, complete genome genome. Coding sequences within it:
- a CDS encoding uncharacterized protein (protein of unknown function DUF572 family protein), which encodes MSERKVLNKYIPPDFDPDALRRHKKLLKADGFGKKESPLAIKLKYGDSKLMNIRMMFPFTFRCEACRDFTYVGTKFNSRVQRLDNDTYLGIVKWRFFGKCPNCKHEIVFKTDPKNGDYTLESGGTRTYDAHRDEHLASEQLSKEQEEKNETLGTTEKMAEKADHAFAEYEQLERLTALKRRAGRMRERENLAELSLQRLQKRSLEFEEGNQEELDLFKREQSELYSKYCEPAMLSDDLSSNDGDLESVEDDDETPDCPLDEESSVSLDNSSNSAPGPSFTGNAAYTDTSTKTSNTTNSSNTSNSGNIADSNTKDNSTNTASGIATSSGKPSVGSDKLYSTKLKVQVKPKSNPFTFNGYESDEDGQ
- a CDS encoding uncharacterized protein (glutamate-cysteine ligase catalytic subunit family protein), whose translation is MAHHRTGPTIDYDTICKISGMLRQLATLEFVNIYYQNLNRCDPVYLFGDEIEYLVVNLDHSNSKARLLPIYPHISKFIENKHHLKFKSHGSSSDQSSGKGVSNTSHNNNNPVKTKAVIDINNYLDDIMFDKSNFQPESSSYMVESIPDYPYSLFSSYANNVRKSVHNRRKRLEMILLMLGHNHSKVTTLTNFSRFGCDDYIYYGDSEFQKVFIDNLEPHYVPYFDICITPTNRMYDMLILYRLKHRRITTYISRYDEGFEESLEKDIDTSVNETLVDDYRGVPVSSRIIDTYNNYRLFPLLATHNHRLCQHLLDTYTESGKPATLTEVDEDADTELLKYIMGRVYLYDPKTDNSVYDLNVSNESSIIKAINVMSVKNNNEAKENTIGVESVGALCSLQVTFSCCNLEEARYLHDQLLVLAPIFISLSSATVGYNGILSNYDNRWAMMTSLWNEVPNMVYRRRFWKFYESAEAESEATAADTSTDQSKPGMNHFSKGRCCTSSLFISNSKFCVDNYKYLNDIKVDCDFDSFVHMTKMGVDPILARYVSHNFVYEPLTVPKEDFNAVNCQDSDAHYIIFHYTNWNSVRLNHPIPPPPVDGGDSNKYSPPSHRAPTTHKTNRNNNNEDTKLSTADASRSNASRTAGPSETIGIKPCRTLPWRVEFRPMDIQLTDEENSMFICVVAYLVKVLLLKRLNLYMPISLVDINTEISSKIESCHRDLFYFREDITSNKLSIKKFSLHDILFGQVGLFRIVVENLENEFVSGDVSREFRDQLVKYFKHFEQLTLGNTPTNATKLRRFIQTHPTYTGDGTITDQILYDIIQNLTSY
- a CDS encoding uncharacterized protein (glutamate-cysteine ligase catalytic subunit family protein) is translated as MVYLRTGSTFDYDTICKISGMLRQLATLEFVNIYYQNLNRCDPVYLFGDEIEYLVVNLDHSNSKARLLPIYPHISKFIENKHHLNPNNLKSVFHFLNSNEESTLKHTGCNRNELSFNIEDIGLEKTVVTPEYASYMVECIPDEPYSLFSSYVNNVRKSVHNRRKRLELILLMLGYNHSKVTTLTNFLRLGCEDCVYVGDEEFRKILTGNMKGLLSNLFPDICVSPFSRFLKITENIGIRRRGTRIYVKKFVKVKSNDVLTKYEDFKDHDEENTAFIGSASSFDASNKMDKFIEKVNNLSMFSLLSEKQQNLGKKLLTYSNVSANPNNVNEELFNHVVQSVYSNDPMTNADSKGLNSDLTKAFINLVGSFSGDGASNSTCMDNSSDEVTDFSTTPLYSKSNSNHYPDILTSGLHTPHSLTINDSSDTSLDITNSINATTNYGNTAVTSDSTTINAVNSETTTINDDNSDTNTSFDVKSRHNKLKDDFETLSNYDENLIFMDSTGFGMGMCCLQLTFSCYNLDEARYLYDQCVVLTPILLSLSSATVGYRGLLADSDHRWSVLVQAMDDLNEDREIIRKSRYSTSSLYLSTSQFCLDNYKYLNDIPVASDLDCFIHLIKFGIDPILARHISHKMVYQPLVVYEEDFGRVNCDETDMHYQIFHATNWASVRLNHPKILESRAHSSDSKPEKIPWRVEFRPMDIQLTDEENSMFICVVAYLVKVLLLKRLNLYMPISLVDINTEISSKIESCHRDLFYFREDITSNKLSIKKFSLHDILFGQVGLFRIVVENLENEFVSGDVSREFRDQLVKYFKHFEQLTLGNTPTNATKLRRFIQTHPTYTGDGTITDQILYDIIQNLTSY